TTGACTTGAAAGCGTGCGGCGCATGGTTGAAACAACAGGATGTTAAGCAGGTACTCATGGAAAGTACTGGCCAATATTGGCGCCCTGTTTGGCAGATCCTTGAGCCGTTTGGCTTTAATATGATCCTATGTAATCCGCGTATTATTAAGAATATTCCCGGTAAGAAGACCGATCAAAAGGATTCTGAATGGTTATCCGAACTTGCGCGGTACGGACTTGTTAGTGCCAGTTATGTGCCACCACGTCAGATTCAAGAGCTACGTGAATCGACGCGTTTAAGCAAAAGTATCACCCAACAAATGACGCGCCTGAAGAATCAGGTCCACGATATTCTTCAACGTTCTAATATCAAGCTCACGACCTATGTTTCCGATATTTTCTCCGGTTCTGGACGCCGCATTCTGGCATTATTGGAGAATAGTGAGGTGATCAACCTTGCCAGCATCGAACAAGCAGGGACCGGTAAACGCGGGTATCGATTAAAGGCCACTCCAAAACAAATCTTGGCTTCTCTTGATGGCGCTCTGAGCTACAATGATCGCTTTTTGATGGCAATGAACATGAATCTGCTAGCGAGTTACCAACGTGAATTAATCAATCTAGAGTCGCAAATTTATGAGCAACTTGAAGCCTTCTCAGAGTTGTATCATCGCTTACAAGCGATTCCAGGCGTTGGTGAGGGTACTGCACAAATCATTATTGCCGAAATTGGCTCAGACGTAAGTCCATTCCCCGACGCCCACCATCTTGCCTCTTGGGCGGGCTTGTGTCCAGGCAGCTACGAATCCGCGGGTAAGAAACATGGGGCACATACGCTTCACGGTAATAAATACCTCAAAACGGCGATGATTACCGCGGCTATGGCAGCGAAGTCGACGAAGCAAACGGGTCTACGAGACTTTTACTGGCGGTTGTGCTCGCGTATGGGCAAGCAGAAGGCTAATGTCGCCCTCGCTCACAAGTTACTGCGTATTATTTATGTGATGATCCAGACTGGCGCGACGTATCAAGAATATAAAAAGAGCCAACGTACTGAAGATACGTTGACTCCCAAAATATAAGTTACTAGCGCTAGTATAACTACAGTATAGCAGTTTTTTTCGGCATTTGCACACCAAGGGGTTACTGCGCGCTAAATTGAGTTTGGTTTCATATAAAAATCGACTCCGCAAAGAGTCGATTTTTCAGTCGGTACTATTTCAATGGTTGCCATGTCCAGTCAAGTACTTCTGGAATATCCTCACCATTTTCACGAATATAATCGTGATGGTATTGTAATTTATCGTCCATTTTTTGGATGAAAGCTGCGCCTTTATCCGCATATTCAGGTAAGTGCATGATGACATCCTTGGCTAAATGGAAGCGATCAAGTTCATTGACGACCCGCATATCAAATGATGTAGTAATGTCGCCTTCTTCACGATAACCGTGGAACATGATGTTACGGTTATGGCGATCAAAGAAGATATCGCGTGGTAAGTCTTCAAAGCCATGATAAGCAAATAAGACTGGTGTATCTTTAGTAAAATAATGATCGAATTCAGCATCAGACAAGCCGCGAGGATCACGTTCTGGACTGCGTAACTTCAACAGGTCGATCACGTTAATATAACGGATCTTCAATTCAGGGAAGTTGTCGTGCAAAATATTAATTGCGGCTAAACTTTCCATATTTGGTTCAGTCCCTGCAGCAGCGATCACAATATCGGGCTTGCTACCTTGATCAGTTGAAGCCCAATCAATGATACCTAAACCGTTATTCGCCAACTTAGTCGCTTCTTCAATGCTGTAGTATTGTGGCCGTGGTTGTTTTGAAGTAATCAAAATATTGACCGTTTGCTTACTATTAAAGATCAATGGACTAACCGCTAACAACGAGTTAGCATCAG
This is a stretch of genomic DNA from Loigolactobacillus coryniformis subsp. coryniformis KCTC 3167 = DSM 20001. It encodes these proteins:
- a CDS encoding IS110 family transposase, yielding MEVVAESVAGIDVHQKEITVTVLIGSAESAKPKKVHARFQTVTFDLKACGAWLKQQDVKQVLMESTGQYWRPVWQILEPFGFNMILCNPRIIKNIPGKKTDQKDSEWLSELARYGLVSASYVPPRQIQELRESTRLSKSITQQMTRLKNQVHDILQRSNIKLTTYVSDIFSGSGRRILALLENSEVINLASIEQAGTGKRGYRLKATPKQILASLDGALSYNDRFLMAMNMNLLASYQRELINLESQIYEQLEAFSELYHRLQAIPGVGEGTAQIIIAEIGSDVSPFPDAHHLASWAGLCPGSYESAGKKHGAHTLHGNKYLKTAMITAAMAAKSTKQTGLRDFYWRLCSRMGKQKANVALAHKLLRIIYVMIQTGATYQEYKKSQRTEDTLTPKI